TTGTATTTCTGCCATGCCCTTTGCCTAAGAGCCTGCCTGCGGCCATTCCGATTCTAAGAACGCACTCAGGCGTCATTGGATATTTATTAACCTTGCCCCTTATGCCATCTGTCCCAAATAGTCTCATGGTGTATTCCTTTTTAGTTGTTTCCTCTCGGAAGTAGTAACACTTATAGAGGAAGGGTTTATTTCTGCCACTTTCAAAAATGCCGGAACCCTTATAGTCTGACCCCTGATTGTAAAACTCTGCCTGCCTAACTTTGCATTGCTCATATCTACATATATATGGATGCTCGATGGCGTTATGTTTTTAAGAAGCCTTTCTGGTCCTTTTAAATTGACTGTAATTATAGGTATATTATCACCTATTATCTCAAGTTCTTCGGGAAGGTTTTTGAACTCGACCTGCACATCTATGGTCTGCATCGTCTGCTCTTTCGAGACAACGAAAAGCCACATGACTATGGCAAAAAGAAGTGCTGAGACCTTAAGCCAGAGGTTCTTTTTCATCATAGCTCTTTTTTCCTCTCCGTAAAGATTTCAGTAAGCCTGTTTCTCAGTCCTGTCATATCCAGATGTGCATCGAGCCTGCTTCCGATTGCCATGGATATAGCTCCTGTCTCCTCCGAGACTATTATAGCAATTGCGTCTGTCTCTTCTGTAATGCCGAGTGCGGCTCTGTGCCTTGTGCCAAGTGCCTTGCTGATTTTAGGAGCAGGCGAGATAGGCAGAAAACAGCCTGCTGATACGACCCTGTTTCCCTTTATGATTATAGCTCCGTCATGTATAGGAGATGTTGGATGAAATATACTTAAAATCAGTTCTTTCGAGACCTTTGCATCCAGATTAGTTCCTATCTCTATGAAGTCCTTGAGGTCTGTTTCCCTCGCAAGAATAATTAATGCACCAATCTTTCTGTTTGACATGGCAACGGATGCCCTTACAATCTCCTCGAGACTTCTCAGCTCCTCGGCTGATGTAAATGCCCCAAGAAGAGATGTCTCGCCTATTTTTGCAAGTGCCCTTCTTATCTCGGGCTGAAAGATGACTATAAGGGCTATCACTATATATGCCCAGAACCCCTGAAGAAGCCAATCTAAGGTATAAAGTGGCAGATACCTCGACACCACGGAAGCTATCAGCAGGATTACGAGCCCTATGAGCATCTGTGCGGCTTTTGTGCCCTTTATTATGAGCAAAAGACGGTAAAGTATCACTGAGACCAGTGCAATGTCAAGGACATCCCGCCATGTAAGTTGCATGATTAGCTTTATCATATCCGTTTTCTCAGCCACATTGGCGGCAGGGCGATATGGAATCCGCCATTGCCATCGGAATAAACAACCTTTGTTATCCCTGCATTCAGAATAATTCTTTTGCACATCATACAAGGCTCCGAGTTACATTCCCTTAGTCCGTTGTCAATGCCTGATATGTAAATAGTTGCTCCACTAAGCTCCTCTGCCGATGCCCTGATTATGGCGTTTGCCTCTGCATGTACGCTATGGCAGAGCTCGTATCGTTCGCCATGTGGTATCTTAAGCTCCTTTCTTGTGCATCTGCCGACTGAAAGACAGTCTTTCATGCCACGGGGCGCGCCATTATATCCGGTGCTGATAATCGTATTATCCTTTGTCACAATTGCACCATATCTCCGCCTGAGGCATGTAGCCCGCTCGGATACTGCCCTTGCGATATTTATGAAATATTCATCCCAGCCCGGCCTATTCTTTTTCTTCATAACAGTCTTTCTTTTAAGAAGGTTTTTTAAAAGGCAGAAGCATCACCTATTTTATCACAATCCCTATGTGTTCTCCCACACCCCCGGTATGGAGACGTTACAGAACTTGCACCTGCCTTTAACGATATTGTTTTGTGCCACAAAGTATCCATGCCGCTCTATAAGAAGTCTTTTACAGTTATGGCAGGATGTGTTCTCTGAAGTGCTCCTTATGTTTCCGATATACACATATCTGAGCCCTACATCCATCGCTGTTTTTCTTGCATTATCGAGGGTCTCGGGTGGGGTAGGTGGAAGGTCCTTCAGTTTATAGTAGGGGAAAAACCGTGAGAAATGCACTGGAGTATCGGGTCCGACATTTTTAAGAATCCACCTGCTCATCTCCTTTATCTCATCCATGCTGTCATTAAGGCTTGGTATAATGAGGTTTGTAAGCTCAAGCCATACGCCTTCATCTTTAAGCGTAACTATCGAATCCAAAACAGGCTTAAGCCTTCCTCCGCATATCCTGCCATAGAAGTCCTCGGTAAATGCCTTAAGGTCCACATCAGAGGCATCGAGATGCCTTGCAAGCTCTCTCAAGGGCTTTTCCTTTATGTACCCGCATGTATGGATTGTGTTTTTTATACCGTATTTTTTTGCTATCACTGCAATGTCAAGCATATATTCGTAAAACACGGTTGGCTCCGTATATGTATAGCAGATGCTCTTTGATTTATAGGAAATCGCCTGTCTTACAACCTCCTCTGGCGGGATCTCGTAGAAGTCCGCCTCCTCGGGCTTTGCCTGAGATATCTGCCAGTTCTGACAGAACTTGCATCCAAGCACACAGCCCACAGTGGCAATGGAGAAAGCAGTTGTTGCAGGCAGAAAATGATAGAAGGGCTTTTTCTCTATTGGGTCTACATGAACAGCACAGGGCTTTCCGTAAACAAGGCTATAAAGCACACCGCCTTTATTAATCCTTACCCTGCATCCGCCAACCTCGTATTCGGCAAGAACGCACTCAGTAGGGCATAGCTCGCACCGAACCTTTGCCATAAATTATTATAACTGGTTCGGCTATGTTATTGACATATGACTACAAATAATGATAAAAAAGTAATATGCCCGAGGATATAACTGAAGGCGTAAGCAGTAAGGACCTTGACCTTGTCAAGGATGTTTTGATAACCATTACCAAGACTGTCAAGACCTTTAATGTGTATCCAAAGGACAACCCCATATACCAGAGATTTGCAACTGCACTTTCCGAAAAATTCAATACCTACTTTGAAACCCATGATGACCTTATCCTCGATATAGATCGCAACTCCTTGCTTTACGAGGAAAATGAGGTTTTCCATAGCGAGGAGTTAACCGATAACATTGCCCTTTTACTTTATGCAGACGGTATAAGGCAGATAAGTTTTCATAAGGGTATGACATTTGACGAGATAGTGGATTTCATCGATGTCTTAAGGCTTGCACCGAGGGAAAGCCTTCATGACGATATAACGACACTCCTCTGGGATAAGAATATCAAACACCTTGAATATATCGTTGCCGAAGAGACTGTGGATGAGGAGCTTGCAGGAGAAGAGGCTGTCTCCGAAGATGTGGAAGAGGTCACCACTATTTATGGAGCCTCTTATTCGGAGCTAACAATAAAGCCCGTTTTCCTTGAACTGAAGACAGAGCCACTCACCGATGAGGAGCTATCATCCATAAAAACAGAGGTGATTGGATTATCAGAGAAATCGCTTCTTTCCTCTGCAACAAATCTCTTCCTTGCAATGCTGACAGTCGAAAAGGACATGGAAGAGTTTTCAAGACTAACGGAGGGCATTGGAAAGGTAATGGATATGCGGTTGAAAGACAATGACCTTAAAGGTGTGCTCGAGATACTCCAGAAGCTAAAGAAGGTGGCAGGTGTTTCATCCATGCCCGAACAAAAAGAGATAATCGACAATATTATTTCAAAGGCAGGTAATATCGAAAACCTGAGAAGGCTTTTTGGGGAGTCTTTACCTGCAGAGGACATCACCAGTTATCTCATGCTTCTCAAGAAAAGCTCTTTGCCCAATATGATTGAGATTCTGGGAGAGCTTCAGGATAGAAAACATAGAAAGCTTCTCTGTAGCATCCTCATCGAGCTTGGCAAACAGGACATCGGTGCTTTCTCGGCAGGTATTACCGATAAACGGTGGTATCTCGTAAGAAACATAGTGATGATTCTTGGCATGATAAAAGAGCCTGCCGCACTTAAGCTTATAGAGAAGGCATTGAAGCACCCAGAGCCAAGGGTAAGGAGGGAGGCATTAAGGGCACTTGA
This genomic interval from Nitrospirota bacterium contains the following:
- a CDS encoding TIGR00159 family protein; the encoded protein is MIKLIMQLTWRDVLDIALVSVILYRLLLIIKGTKAAQMLIGLVILLIASVVSRYLPLYTLDWLLQGFWAYIVIALIVIFQPEIRRALAKIGETSLLGAFTSAEELRSLEEIVRASVAMSNRKIGALIILARETDLKDFIEIGTNLDAKVSKELILSIFHPTSPIHDGAIIIKGNRVVSAGCFLPISPAPKISKALGTRHRAALGITEETDAIAIIVSEETGAISMAIGSRLDAHLDMTGLRNRLTEIFTERKKEL
- a CDS encoding dCMP deaminase family protein; its protein translation is MKKKNRPGWDEYFINIARAVSERATCLRRRYGAIVTKDNTIISTGYNGAPRGMKDCLSVGRCTRKELKIPHGERYELCHSVHAEANAIIRASAEELSGATIYISGIDNGLRECNSEPCMMCKRIILNAGITKVVYSDGNGGFHIALPPMWLRKRI
- the amrS gene encoding AmmeMemoRadiSam system radical SAM enzyme, which translates into the protein MAKVRCELCPTECVLAEYEVGGCRVRINKGGVLYSLVYGKPCAVHVDPIEKKPFYHFLPATTAFSIATVGCVLGCKFCQNWQISQAKPEEADFYEIPPEEVVRQAISYKSKSICYTYTEPTVFYEYMLDIAVIAKKYGIKNTIHTCGYIKEKPLRELARHLDASDVDLKAFTEDFYGRICGGRLKPVLDSIVTLKDEGVWLELTNLIIPSLNDSMDEIKEMSRWILKNVGPDTPVHFSRFFPYYKLKDLPPTPPETLDNARKTAMDVGLRYVYIGNIRSTSENTSCHNCKRLLIERHGYFVAQNNIVKGRCKFCNVSIPGVWENT
- a CDS encoding HEAT repeat domain-containing protein encodes the protein MPEDITEGVSSKDLDLVKDVLITITKTVKTFNVYPKDNPIYQRFATALSEKFNTYFETHDDLILDIDRNSLLYEENEVFHSEELTDNIALLLYADGIRQISFHKGMTFDEIVDFIDVLRLAPRESLHDDITTLLWDKNIKHLEYIVAEETVDEELAGEEAVSEDVEEVTTIYGASYSELTIKPVFLELKTEPLTDEELSSIKTEVIGLSEKSLLSSATNLFLAMLTVEKDMEEFSRLTEGIGKVMDMRLKDNDLKGVLEILQKLKKVAGVSSMPEQKEIIDNIISKAGNIENLRRLFGESLPAEDITSYLMLLKKSSLPNMIEILGELQDRKHRKLLCSILIELGKQDIGAFSAGITDKRWYLVRNIVMILGMIKEPAALKLIEKALKHPEPRVRREALRALECIGSEEIKKLLFLALKDEDSAVRTGALRAMRRIGGADLFHLLKGSVSREELKKKSFTEKKELLEALASLGGQEAFPLLLELFKKKGLIEKDDTTEIRACAAYALGIIRSPEAISLLQKETSAKKSLLRDACLRAIKEAKIGGAT